The genomic stretch AGCAATGCCGGACAATTCGTGCAGTGGCTTCAAGAAATCAAACCGGGTGAGCTTGAGGGCGTCCATTACGCGGTATTTGGCTGCGGCGACCACAACTGGGCGAGCACGTATCAATACGTGCCGAGATTCATTGATGAGCAGCTTGCGGAGAAAGGCGCGACTCGGTTTTCTGCGCGCGGGGAAGGGGATGTGAGCGGTGATTTTGAAGGGCAGCTTGACGAGTGGAAAAAAAGCATGTGGGCGGATGCCATCAAAGCATTCGGACTTGAGCTTAATGAAAACGCTGATAAGGAACGAAGCACGCTGAGCCTTCAGTTTGTCAGAGGGCTGGGCGAGTCTCCGCTCGCTAGATCGTACGAAGCCTCTCACGCATCCATTGCCGAAAATCGTGAACTCCAGTCCGCAGACAGCGATCGAAGCACTCGCCATATCGAAATTGCATTGCCGCCGGATGTTGAATATCAAGAGGGCGACCATCTTGGCGTATTGCCAAAAAACAGCCAAACCAATGTCAGCCGGATTCTTCACAGATTCGGTCTGAAGGGAACCGACCAAGTGACATTGTCGGCAAGCGGCCGCAGTGCGGGGCATCTGCCATTGGGCCGTCCTGTCAGCCTGCATGATCTTCTCAGCTACAGCGTCGAGGTGCAGGAAGCAGCCACAAGAGCGCAAATACGTGAACTGGCGTCATTTACAGTGTGTCCGCCGCATAGGCGCGAATTAGAAGAACTGTCAGCAGAGGGTGTTTATCAGGAGCAAATATTGAAAAAACGAATTTCCATGCTGGATCTGCTTGAAAAGTATGAAGCGTGTGACATGCCGTTTGAACGATTTTTAGAGCTTTTACGGCCGTTAAAACCGAGATACTATTCGATTTCAAGCTCTCCAAGAGTGAATCCGCGGCAAGCATCGATCACAGTCGGTGTCGTGCGCGGCCCGGCGTGGAGCGGCCGTGGCGAATACAGGGGTGTGGCATCAAATGATTTAGCTGAGCGTCAAGCCGGTGATGATGTCGTGATGTTTATCCGCACACCGGAATCCCGGTTTCAGCTTCCGAAAGACCCTGAAACGCCAATTATTATGGTCGGGCCAGGCACGGGAGTCGCGCCATTTCGCGGTTTCCTTCAAGCCCGCGATGTTTTAAAGCGGGAGGGCAAAACGCTCGGTGAGGCTCATCTCTATTTTGGATGCAGGAACGATCGGGATTTTATTTACCGAGATGAGCTTGAGCGGTTTGAAAAAGACGGAATCGTCACTGTCCACACAGCCTTTTCCCGAAAAGAGGGCATGCCGAAAACATATGTCCAGCATCTCATGGCTGACCAAGCAGATACATTAATATCAATCCTTGACCGCGGTGGCAGGCTTTATGTATGCGGTGATGGCAGCAAAATGGCCCCGGATGTGGAGGCGGCACTTCAAAAAGCGTATCAGGCTGTCCATGGAACCGGGGAACAAGAAGCGCAAAACTGGCTGAGACATCTGCAGGATACCGGTATGTACGCTAAGGATGTCTGGGCAGGGATATAGATAAAGAAGACTGGAGACATCCAGTCTTTTTAGTCCTTTCGAAAAAATGGTGATCGCGCTAAACATTGATGCATACAATAACTTCAGTCCGCCGGAAGGGCGGGCTGTCTGCAAAACCTATTTTTCGTTTTTGCTAGTTTATGTTATTCTTATACTCGGTATCTATTTCTTTTTTCAAAGGCACACATGACAAAAGAAATCCTTTTTTTATTTCCGAGAAAAAAATGTGAAACGAAATGAAGGTTTCTTTCGTCCAGTGATTGGTTTCCAAATGGTTGTAATAAAAATGATATGGTGCGAAACATAAATATTCCGGCTTGCCGCGGTGTATTTATTGTTGTGTGATGCCTTGATTTTGTTTGGAAAGAAGGAATTGGAAGGCAGGATATAAAGAGCAGGTAAATATGAATGAAGAACTTAAAGTGTTTAAGAAAGTAGAGGTTGCCATGAAGAAACTTTTTTCTTACAAACTTAGCTTTTTTGTGCTGGCTGTTATACTGTTTTGGGCAAAAACGTATTTATCCTACAAGACTGAGTTTAATCTTGGGGTAAAAGGCACAACTCAGGAGATCCTCCTGATATTTAACCCATTCTCAAGCGCCGTCTTCTTTTTAGGACTGGCTTTGCTGGCGAAAGGGCGTAAATCAGCCATTATTATGCTGATTATCGATTTCTTGATGACATTTGTGTTATATGCAAATATTTTATTCTATCGTTTCTTTGACGATTTCTTGACGTTCCCGAACATTAAACAGTCCGGAAACGTTGGAAACATGGGAGACGGGATTTTCAGTATCATGGCCGGTCATGATATTTTCTATTTCTTAGATATTATCATTTTGATTGCGGTATTGATCTGGAGACCTGAATTAAAAGAATACAAAATGAAAAAACGCTTTGCATCTTTAGTGATCCTTTCTGGGATCGCACTGTTTTTCATCAACCTGCACTATGCGGAAAAAGACCGTCCGCAACTGCTGACAAGAACGTTTGACCGCAATTATATTGTGAAATATTTAGGTTTATACAACTACACCATTTATGACGGTGTACAGACGGCTCAAACAGAGACGCAAAGAGCCTATGCAAGCAGCGATGATTTAACAAGTGTCGAGAATTACACGACGTCTCATTATGCGAAACCAAACGCCGAGTACTTCGGCTCTGCCAAAGGCAAAAATATCATTAAAATTCACCTCGAAAGCTTCCAGTCATTCCTGATTGACTACAAGCTAAACGGTGAAGAGGTGACGCCTTTCTTAAATAAACTTGCGCACGGCGGGGAAGATGTGACGTATTTTGATAACTTCTTCCATCAGACAGGCCAGGGAAAAACATCTGATGCCGAGCTGACAATGGATAACTCGATCTTCGGTCTTCCTGAAGGCTCCGCGTTTGTGACGAAAGGCGAAAACACCTACCAGTCGCTTCCTGCGATTTTAGACCAGAAGGAAGGCTATACAAGCGCCGTCCTGCATGGTGATTACAAATCGTTCTGGAACCGTGACCAGATTTACAAACATATCGGATATGACAAGTTCTTCGACGCAAGCACGTATGATATGTCAGATGAAAATGTGATTAATATGGGGCTTAAGGATAAGCCGTTCTTTACAGAATCGATTCCAAAGCTTGAATCTCTTAAACAGCCATTTTATGCGCATTTGATTACATTGACAAACCATTATCCGTTTAACCTTGATGAAAAAGACGCGTCTCTTAAAAAAGCGACAACAGGCGATAACACAGTTGACAGCTACTTCCAGACAGCGCGTTACCTTGACGAAGCGCTTGAGCAATTCTTCAAGGAGCTGAAGGAAGCCGGCCTGTATGACAACTCAGTCATCATGATTTACGGTGACCATAACGGTATTTCTGAAAACCATAACCGAGCGATGAAAGAGATTCTTGGAAAAGAGATCACAGATTATCAAAACGCACAGAACCAGCGTGTGCCGCTGATGATCCGCGTTCCTGGCAAAAAAGGCGGAGTGAACCATACGTATGGCGGCGAAATTGACGTCATGCCGACACTTCTGCACTTAGAAGGAATTGATTCTCAGAAATATATCAACTTTGGTACTGATTTATTCTCTAAAGACCACGACGATACGGTGGCATTCAGAAACGGAGACTTCGTAACGCCGAAGTACACATCAGTCGACAATATCATTTACGATACGAAGACAGGTGAAAAACTGAAAGCGAATGAAGAAACGAAGAATCTGAAAACAAGAGTGAACCAGCAGCTGAGCCTTTCAGACAGTGTCCTGTACAAAGACTTGCTGAGGTTCCATAAACTAAATGATTTCAAAGCCGTTGATCCGTCAGACTATCATTACGGCAAGGAGAAAGAAATCAAATAAGATGAAAAAGAGCCTTGAGCGGGCGCATTGCCTTCGCTCAAGGCTCTTTTTTTGGTTATACAACCAACTTGAAAAAATAGATTCCATTTGGTCACCAAGGCTGGCTTTCTCTCATATCATTACAGTAGATTTTGAAACCGGATTGAAATCGGACAAATTATCGGGGAAATGCCTTGATAGATTGTGAAGATGTACCAGGTTTCGAACTCAATATTCATAGAGATGAGGGGTAGAGATGAAAGCGGTCATTCTCTGCGGCGGAAAAGGAACGAGAATGAGTGAAGTCACGAATGACATTCCTAAACCGCTCGCCATGATAGGCGGCAAACCGATTCTATGGCATATTATGAAAATTTATCAGTACTACGGAGTAAACGAGTTTATTCTGCTTTTGGGCTATAAAGGAGAAAAAATCAAGGAATACTTTCTCGACTATGAATGGAAGCACAACAGCCTGACACTCGACAGCTCTACGGGAGAGGTACAGATGCTGGGGCAGCCTGAAACGTGGAAAATTACGTTTTTGGAGACTGGGGTAGATACGCTGACAGCCGGAAGAATCTTGCAGGCGAAAGACTATATCGGTGATGAAACATTTCTGCTCACCTATGGAGACGGGCTGGCCAATATCAATCTTTTCCATCTCATCAGCTATCATCAGACAAAAGGTGCTGCCGCGACTGTCACCGGCATTGACAAAGTCTCGCAGTTTGGCACCTTGACAGTTGAGGATGGCATGGCGAAAACATTTTCTGAGAAGACATCAAGTGATGGAATCATCAACGGCGGATTCTTCGTTCTTA from Bacillus subtilis subsp. subtilis str. 168 encodes the following:
- the ltaSA gene encoding exported glycerol phosphate lipoteichoic acid synthetase and anion-binding protein (Evidence 2a: Function from experimental evidences in other organisms; PubMedId: 11544192, 15187182, 17434969, 17483484, 21255105, 27002131; Product type e : enzyme) produces the protein MKKLFSYKLSFFVLAVILFWAKTYLSYKTEFNLGVKGTTQEILLIFNPFSSAVFFLGLALLAKGRKSAIIMLIIDFLMTFVLYANILFYRFFDDFLTFPNIKQSGNVGNMGDGIFSIMAGHDIFYFLDIIILIAVLIWRPELKEYKMKKRFASLVILSGIALFFINLHYAEKDRPQLLTRTFDRNYIVKYLGLYNYTIYDGVQTAQTETQRAYASSDDLTSVENYTTSHYAKPNAEYFGSAKGKNIIKIHLESFQSFLIDYKLNGEEVTPFLNKLAHGGEDVTYFDNFFHQTGQGKTSDAELTMDNSIFGLPEGSAFVTKGENTYQSLPAILDQKEGYTSAVLHGDYKSFWNRDQIYKHIGYDKFFDASTYDMSDENVINMGLKDKPFFTESIPKLESLKQPFYAHLITLTNHYPFNLDEKDASLKKATTGDNTVDSYFQTARYLDEALEQFFKELKEAGLYDNSVIMIYGDHNGISENHNRAMKEILGKEITDYQNAQNQRVPLMIRVPGKKGGVNHTYGGEIDVMPTLLHLEGIDSQKYINFGTDLFSKDHDDTVAFRNGDFVTPKYTSVDNIIYDTKTGEKLKANEETKNLKTRVNQQLSLSDSVLYKDLLRFHKLNDFKAVDPSDYHYGKEKEIK
- the spmH gene encoding glucose-1-phosphate cytidylyltransferase (sporulation) (Evidence 1a: Function from experimental evidences in the studied strain; PubMedId: 15634670, 16357223, 26577401; Product type e: enzyme), whose translation is MKAVILCGGKGTRMSEVTNDIPKPLAMIGGKPILWHIMKIYQYYGVNEFILLLGYKGEKIKEYFLDYEWKHNSLTLDSSTGEVQMLGQPETWKITFLETGVDTLTAGRILQAKDYIGDETFLLTYGDGLANINLFHLISYHQTKGAAATVTGIDKVSQFGTLTVEDGMAKTFSEKTSSDGIINGGFFVLSPKVFDYLPKDGNTMFEDEPLKNLAKDGELAVYRHYGFWTAIDTYKNLLEVNKMWNQGQQVWKVW